The nucleotide window CGCGTCGGCACGCCGCCGATCCTGTCGCTGGTGGCGCTGGAGGCGGCGCTTGCCGCCTTCGACGGCGTCGACATGGGCGTGCTGCGCGCCAAGTCGATCTCGCTGTCCGAGTTGTTCCGCGCCGAGGTCGAGCGCCGCTGCCCGGATCTGGAGCTCGCCAGCCCGCGCGATCCGCAGGCGCGCGGCAGCCAGGTCTCGTTCCGCTTCGAGCACGGCTATGCCCTGATGCAGGCGCTGATCGCCCGCGGCGTCATCGGCGATTTCCGCGCGCCGGATGTCGTCCGCTTCGGCTTCACCCCGCTCTACCTCTCCCATGCCGATGTGATGGCCGCCTGCGACATCCTTCAGGAGATCATGGCAACGCGCGCCTGGGACCGGCCGGAATTCCACAAGCGGGCCAAGGTCACATGAGCGGCAAGGGGGGAGAGATGGACACGGGCAGCCCATACGCCAGCGGGCCTTTCGATCCGGCCGAGGACGGCGCCGAGATGGAATTCGACGGCCGCATGTCCTATGGCGACTATCTCAACCTCAGCCGCATCCTGACGGCGCAGAACCCGTTGTCCGAAGCCCATGACGAGATGCTGTTCATCATCCAGCATCAGACTTCGGAACTGTGGATGAAGCTCGCCATCCACGAGCTGGTCGCGGCCAAGAGGCGCATCGCCGCCGACGACCTGCAGCCGGCCTTCAAGATGCTGACGCGCGTGTCGCGGATCTTCGAGCAGCTGACCGGCGCCTGGCAGGTCCTGCGCACCATGACGCCCTCGGAATACACCATGTTCCGCGGCGATCTCGGCCAGTCCTCCGGCTTCCAGTCGCACCAGTATCGGGCCATCGAGTTTCTCGCCGGCAACAAGAACGCGGCGATGATGCGACCGCATGCCCATGTGCCGCGCGTGCATCACTGGCTCGACCAGATCCGCCGGGACACTAGCATCTACGACGAGGCGCTCCGCCTGCTTGCCCGCTCGGGCCTGCCGATCGACGAGGCGCATCTGGCCCGCGACATCTCGCAGCCCTATGAGCGCAACGACAGCGTCCGCCTCGCCTGGCTGGAGGTCTATCGCGACCCGCATCGCTACTGGTCGCTCTACGACCTCGCCGAGAAGCTGGTCGACTTCGAGGATTATTTCCGCCGCTGGCGCTTCAACCACGTCACCACGGTGGAGCGCATCATCGGCTTCAAGCGCGGCACCGGCGGCACCTCCGGCGTCATGTATCTGCGCCGCATGCTGGAAGTGGTGCTGTTTCCCGAATTGTGGGAGATCCGCGCCGACATGTGAGCACGGCGCGCTATATGCCGGGAACGGGACGGTCCTGGGAGGGGCCGGTCGGGAATGGGCGCGGGTAAGGGGTTCATGGGGAGGGCTTCATGCCGACGGGACTGATCGACATCACGCCGCCGCTGCGCCCTGGCGCTGCGGTGTTTCCGGGCGATGCGCCCTACCGGGTGGAGAGAACCTTCGCCATCGGCCCCGGCTGCCCGGTCAACGTCACCTCCGTTTCGCTCTCCACCCATTGCGGCGCCCATGCCGATGCGCCCTTGCATTACGATGCCGACGGCGCTCCCATCGACGCCCTGCCGCTGGAGGACTTCATCGGCCCCGCGCGGGTGATCGATGCGCGCGGGGACGGCCCGCTCTGCCTGCCGGGAGAGATCGAGGGATATCTGGACGGCGCGCCGCCGCGCGTGCTGCTGCGTCTTGCCGAGGCGCTCGATCCGCAGGTCTGGCCCGAGGGCTTTCGCGCGCTCAGCCCCGAGACGGTGGAGCTGCTCGCCTCCCGCGGCGTGCGCCTCGTCGGCGTCGATGTCCCGTCCGTCGATCCCGACACGTCGAAGGACCTGCCCGCCCATATGGCATTTCGGCGTCACGACATGCGGATTCTGGAGAATCTCGCCCTCGCCCACGTCGAAACCGGGGATTATGAGTTGATCGCCCTGCCATTGAAGCTAGAAGGGCTGGACGCGGCGCCGGTGCGCGCCCTGTTGCGGCGCCTTTAGGGCGCGCGAAAAATGCCACCGGCAGGGAGAGCGGCCGGCAAGGCCGCCACATCGGACCGGGGAGGTCCTGGCGAGGGGACGATGAGCGGACAGGACATGATGCTTGAGGTCGAGGACCTCGTGATGACCTATGGCGGCTTCCGCGCCGTCGACGGGTGCAGTTTCTCCGTGCGCGAGGGAACGATCACCGGCTTGATCGGACCCAACGGCGCCGGCAAGACGACGACGTTCAACATGGTGGCCGGCGCCATTCCGCCGACATCCGGGCGCATCCGCTATCTCGGGCGCGACGTCACCGATCTTTCCACCGACAAGCGGTTCCATCTCGGCCTGGTGCGCACCTTCCAGATCCCGCACGAATTTCACCGGCTGACGGCGCTGGAAAACCTGATGATGGTGCCGCCGCGCCAGTCGGGCGAGGGGCTTTTGGCCAACTGGCTGTCGCCGGGCCGGGTGCGCGCCGACGAGGAGCGCGTGCGTGCCCGCGCGGTCGAGACGCTCGCCTTCCTGGAGCTGTCCCACGTGGCGGACGAGCGCGCCGGCAACCTGTCGGGCGGCCAGAAGAAGCTGCTGGAGCTCGGCCGCACCATGATGACGGACGCCAAGCTGGTGCTGCTCGACGAGCCCGCCGCCGGCGTCAACCGCACGCTGCTGCGCAAGCTGGAGGAGAAGATCGCCATTCTCAACCGCGAGCGCGGCTACACCTTCGTCCTCATCGAGCACGACATGGAGATGATCGAGAAGCTCTGCGATCCGGTCATCTGCATGGCCGAGGGCCGCGTGCTGATCCAGGGCGACTTCGCCGCCGTGCGCTCCGACCCGCGGGTGCTCGAAGCCTATCTCGGCGAGACCGTGGGAGACGCCGCATGAGCGACATTCTCGACATGCGCGACGTCGTCGGCGGCT belongs to Stappia indica and includes:
- the kynA gene encoding tryptophan 2,3-dioxygenase, with product MSGKGGEMDTGSPYASGPFDPAEDGAEMEFDGRMSYGDYLNLSRILTAQNPLSEAHDEMLFIIQHQTSELWMKLAIHELVAAKRRIAADDLQPAFKMLTRVSRIFEQLTGAWQVLRTMTPSEYTMFRGDLGQSSGFQSHQYRAIEFLAGNKNAAMMRPHAHVPRVHHWLDQIRRDTSIYDEALRLLARSGLPIDEAHLARDISQPYERNDSVRLAWLEVYRDPHRYWSLYDLAEKLVDFEDYFRRWRFNHVTTVERIIGFKRGTGGTSGVMYLRRMLEVVLFPELWEIRADM
- the kynB gene encoding arylformamidase, which encodes MPTGLIDITPPLRPGAAVFPGDAPYRVERTFAIGPGCPVNVTSVSLSTHCGAHADAPLHYDADGAPIDALPLEDFIGPARVIDARGDGPLCLPGEIEGYLDGAPPRVLLRLAEALDPQVWPEGFRALSPETVELLASRGVRLVGVDVPSVDPDTSKDLPAHMAFRRHDMRILENLALAHVETGDYELIALPLKLEGLDAAPVRALLRRL
- a CDS encoding ABC transporter ATP-binding protein, which gives rise to MLEVEDLVMTYGGFRAVDGCSFSVREGTITGLIGPNGAGKTTTFNMVAGAIPPTSGRIRYLGRDVTDLSTDKRFHLGLVRTFQIPHEFHRLTALENLMMVPPRQSGEGLLANWLSPGRVRADEERVRARAVETLAFLELSHVADERAGNLSGGQKKLLELGRTMMTDAKLVLLDEPAAGVNRTLLRKLEEKIAILNRERGYTFVLIEHDMEMIEKLCDPVICMAEGRVLIQGDFAAVRSDPRVLEAYLGETVGDAA